A section of the Devosia rhizoryzae genome encodes:
- the fabA gene encoding 3-hydroxyacyl-[acyl-carrier-protein] dehydratase FabA — protein MMQQQNAFNKEELLAHGRGELPGQGDARLPAPPMLMFDRITQIDQTGGAFGKGQVRAELDVDPDLWFFKCHFIGDPVMPGCLGLDAIWQMTGFFLSWIGQPGKGRALGGEIKFTGQVTDDVKLVEYGIDLKRVMRSRLTLGIADGWVKADGKVIYEAKDLRVGLFTDAQLADQKVSA, from the coding sequence ATGATGCAGCAGCAGAACGCATTCAACAAAGAAGAATTGCTGGCGCATGGCCGCGGTGAATTGCCGGGCCAGGGCGACGCGCGCCTCCCTGCGCCACCCATGCTGATGTTTGACCGCATCACCCAGATCGACCAGACCGGCGGCGCTTTCGGCAAGGGCCAGGTGCGCGCCGAACTCGACGTTGATCCGGATCTCTGGTTCTTCAAGTGCCATTTCATCGGCGATCCGGTCATGCCCGGTTGCCTCGGGCTCGACGCCATCTGGCAGATGACCGGCTTTTTCCTCTCCTGGATCGGCCAGCCCGGCAAGGGCCGCGCCCTTGGCGGCGAGATCAAGTTCACCGGCCAGGTGACCGATGACGTCAAGCTCGTCGAGTATGGCATCGACCTCAAGCGCGTCATGCGCTCGCGGCTGACGCTCGGGATTGCCGATGGCTGGGTCAAGGCTGACGGCAAAGTGATCTATGAAGCCAAGGACTTACGCGTTGGCCTTTTCACCGACGCGCAGTTGGCCGACCAAAAAGTCTCCGCCTGA
- the fabB gene encoding beta-ketoacyl-ACP synthase I yields the protein MRRVVVTGMGIISSIGNSLDEVTQSLRDAKPGIIFAEDYAELGFRSQVKGDPRIDPFEQLDRRVTRFMGRGAAWNYLAMQQAIADAGLTEADITNPMTGIVMGSGGASTRTIVEAADITREKKSPKRIGPLAVPKAMGSTASATLATSFGIKGINYSITAACATSKHCIGNAAEAIMLGKQDIVFAGGHEDLDWTLSDLFDAMGAMSSDFNDNPSKASRCYDAARDGFVISGGAGVLVLEELEHAKARGAKIWAEVVGYGATSDGVDMVAPSGEGAERCMRMALQNVKAPIDYINPHATSTPVGDLKEMEALRAVFGNEDKCPPISATKSLTGHSQGATGVHESIYSILMMKHRFIAESANIENLDPAFADMPIIRQRRDDVDLGYVLSNSFGFGGTNAALVFKHPDA from the coding sequence ATGAGACGAGTTGTCGTAACCGGGATGGGTATCATTTCCTCGATCGGCAATTCGCTCGACGAGGTGACGCAGAGCCTGCGCGACGCCAAGCCCGGCATCATCTTTGCCGAAGACTATGCCGAGCTGGGCTTCCGCTCACAGGTCAAGGGCGATCCGCGGATCGATCCGTTCGAGCAGCTCGATCGCCGCGTCACCCGCTTCATGGGCCGCGGCGCCGCCTGGAATTACCTTGCCATGCAGCAGGCGATCGCCGATGCGGGCCTGACCGAAGCCGACATCACCAATCCGATGACCGGCATCGTCATGGGCTCGGGCGGCGCCTCGACCCGCACCATCGTGGAAGCCGCCGACATCACGCGCGAAAAGAAGTCGCCCAAGCGCATCGGGCCGCTGGCCGTGCCCAAGGCCATGGGATCGACCGCGTCGGCGACGCTCGCCACGTCCTTTGGCATCAAGGGCATCAACTATTCCATCACCGCCGCCTGCGCGACCTCCAAGCACTGCATCGGCAATGCGGCCGAGGCGATCATGCTGGGCAAGCAGGACATCGTCTTTGCCGGCGGGCATGAGGATCTCGACTGGACCTTGTCCGACCTTTTCGACGCCATGGGCGCCATGAGCTCTGACTTCAACGACAATCCGAGCAAGGCCAGCCGCTGCTATGATGCGGCGCGCGATGGTTTCGTGATTTCGGGCGGCGCCGGCGTGCTGGTGCTTGAAGAGCTGGAACACGCCAAGGCGCGCGGCGCCAAGATCTGGGCCGAAGTGGTCGGCTATGGCGCGACCTCGGACGGCGTCGACATGGTTGCCCCGTCCGGCGAAGGCGCCGAGCGCTGCATGCGCATGGCGCTGCAGAACGTCAAGGCGCCGATCGACTATATCAATCCGCACGCCACCTCGACCCCGGTCGGCGACCTCAAGGAAATGGAAGCCTTGCGCGCCGTTTTCGGCAACGAGGACAAGTGCCCGCCGATCTCGGCCACCAAGTCGCTGACCGGCCATTCGCAGGGCGCGACGGGCGTCCACGAATCGATCTATTCGATCCTGATGATGAAGCACCGCTTCATCGCCGAAAGCGCCAATATCGAGAATCTTGATCCGGCCTTTGCCGACATGCCGATCATCCGGCAGCGGCGCGACGACGTGGATCTCGGCTATGTGCTGTCGAACTCGTTCGGCTTCGGCGGCACCAATGCGGCGCTGGTGTTCAAGCACCCCGACGCTTAG